GGGGAAACACAATCCTTTGCAGCAAAATGTAGTTTAGATTTTGACCTGTAGGCGTCGCTGTCCCCACACTAAGCTGACCAACAGCCAACGACCTCGTTCTCGATTCTATTCGGAAATGCAATCTACTACCAGAAACGTTCTACAAGGTAAACAATTGGCACCAATaagttttcaaattaaaagcgAAACATCGAAGCCCAAAACATTTCTCTTCAAGTCTAAACTTGCAAAATTAGTCAAGAACGCCCATCAGTTTccgtagtgtagtggttatcacgttcgcctAACACGCGAAAGGTCCCCGGTTCGAAACCGGGCGGAAACATACTTTTTACTTTAACaagacaattaaaaataataatgacaatacGCATCATTCGAATGCCAAAGCAAATTAaagcaaatatattttctgtgTACATTGCCCATGGAGTCATAACCTAACATTGCACCAAAGGTTACATCACAATTCTTCTGAGTTCATCtaaatcattttctttcctggCTTATGAATAATTCCCCTAGTGCAGAATAGTAGTGACCAAATATCTGATTACAATTTAACGATTCACCTTAAATCATACAAAAGAGAGTCTTTTTGCACACGAGTTGACTTGCAGTAATAGTAATGAAATCTCCTGATGCGTTTTCTTTAGTTCAGCCTTGAGATTTAATATTGCATTTAACATTCATTCAACTGGAATGCCACTGTGAATATTCTGTACAGTGCAGTATATATCAATGATACATTCAATTTGCAGACAGGCCAAATCAGCTGAGAACGCACTATTAAAGATCCAGACTGATAATAGGGATGGACATAAATGGGGTGTATGTCTTTGCTTGGGAGGTCACCATCAGGGCTTCTCCATTCTTGCTCTCATCTGTCACCAGTTCCAAAAGACACTCTGCCACATCGGACGgactggaaagaaaaagcgGCAATGTACAAATGGCATTTCATTGtgcaaaaatgggaaaaaaaaaatccttaaaagggggaaaaatagGAGTGGATCAACCTCCAAAGTCCTCAACTTGGCTTGACATTCAAGTATGCGCTGCTTATCAGAAGCAAACACCGGTGTTAGCATGTCGACAACATTCCAGTGTTGCGAGCAAATGCTAATCTGTCTTGGTcaatgtgcaaaataaaatgtgacacAATAACACAGTCCAATCACTTACCTTAACACGCCATGCTTTTCTATCAATTGTTGGGTGGGCTGCTTCAGTACGGTGAATTGTCCCAGTTTACTGTTTAAACCATCAAGCAGGTCGGTTTGAACCAAAGCTGGACAAATGGCGTTAAAGCGAATGCCGTAGCCCGCTAAAGTGGAGGCCCCCTTGCATACATGCGCGTGCACACacgagacacaaacacacacacacatgataaATGACACAACGGTTGAGCAGCATTTCACGTCGTCAAAAGCAGCTCACCGCCATGGCTCTGGCAAAGTGGATCACGGCGCTTTTGGACGCGCTGTAgaccgggcagcacacgagcgGCCTGATACCTACGATAGAGGGCAACATGGgcagtcattttgttttagcaAGGAAGCATTTGTCGCTGACAAATATATCAaaccaaaaaagaaagttgagctctaaaatgtctttaaacaGTGACCTTGTGATTTCATAACCGTGCAAAATAGTTAATGACTAGCTTGGGGGAAACATAAATTGCAATCATTTACAAGTGACAATAGTGACCaagaaagtgttttttttttagcttggcTGTTAATGGGTTAGCATTAAATGgcaactcaaaacaaaaatccttgGCAAGAATATGACGTGGCCCCACtcgtctaaaaaaaaaaaaaaaacaggttaaTAATTTTGCGATGGGGCGGATGAAGGCATCTATCTCAAGAGGCTTCCACTTTAGCCAATAGCGCCCTCTATTGACATTGACGTCACAACTGACCTCAGATCACATGCCTGGCTTTGCTCACATGACATTTTACAAGCAAAGCCTCTCTTAAAAACACCAAAATGATAAGCCCACTAGCACAAAGCTATGTGGTAGAATTGATAAGCGATAAtctctcaaagaaaaaaaaaaggtcaagtgTCATGATCACCTGCCATTGACGCAGTGTTGACGATGACCCCTCCTCGACCGCCGTTCAACTTGCTCATGTGCTCCATGGCGGCGTAGGTCCCCTTGATGACTCccacctatatatatatatttttacgtCACAGAACAAAAAGATGCAATGGGTTGACAAGCGAAAGAGAGCGGACACATCAAGATGGTCTTACAAGGTTGATGTCCAACGTTAGCTCCCATTCCTTCTCATCCAGGACGCCGGCATTGTTGCACACGATGTCGATTCCTCCAAAGGTGTCAGCGGCCATCTTGAAGGCAGCTTGGTAGTGTgcggagaagaaaaaacaacaaccttggAGTGATTCCTAAGTACAGTGGAACTTCTCAGAGGCTCTGACCGACCTGAAAATAGTTTTCTATTTTGCATATCGAAACTTGAGTTaacaatgaataaaagtgCTGCTTTTGTCAAATGAATTCTTCAAAGAAGCTCGggggaaaatgaaatattgtcgCTTGCTGCAAGCATCTCGTAAGTGTTCTGCTTGATAATTCAATACTAGGCCTTATTTGGCCAAGGAGGGCCGTTTCAAAAAGCGCCAGAAGCAAAATGTCTCATTAAATACATGAGGCAGTGCAAACACGCCCTCGGGCTTCGCTGCTCAATATTGCCTCACATCCTCTCACATCCtttttgaaaattgttttatgCATGCTAAGCAAAATGCATCATGGTTAACTTAGCAGGCATGTTTGAACAGAGGCAAGAATGCAAACGCACGCTTTTCATTCCACTCTCAGACAACAAACCTTTTTCACGCTTAGTGCCGCTACTTCTTTTGGCGAGTTTGTTGCAATGCAAAATGTGGGCCGACGTTACCTTTCAGCTGCTCCTCAGAGCGGACGTCACAGCTGAGGAAAACAGCTCGATCTTGGCCGTCCTCCTTGTTGAGAGCTTCCATCACGCTCTTTCCCGCTTCTGGGTTCACATCCAGCAGAACAACCTGGAGAAACCGCGTGGTTGCACAAATATTCACACCCTTCACCTAATTCTTTTGATGATTCACATTTGGCAACAATTACAGTTGTTTCTCAATAAGATAGCACAAGTTTGACACACCTATGCTTGGACACTATTgccaatttgtctttgtgggcTCCAATTATGCTGTGGCGAATCAGTGGAAATTGATACACCGCAGTTATTGGGAAAATTAACTGCTCTAATTGTTCCAACTGTTTGTTAAAGGGGAGTTTGTTATCAAGTTACCGCATGTTTTCTTTCCCACCCGCAATAAACACCTACTCTAACGGCGGAGCTAGATTAGATAGAGATGTTCAAGTTACAAATTAGTCACTTTCAGTGAGTCCTGTTCAAAGGGCTCCAGTGTCCAAGTTGAGAAAGTTGTTTTTTATGCTTACCTTTGCTCCGTTCCTGAAGAGAATCTCGCAGAAGGCTTTGCCAATGCCCGCTGCAGCTCCGGTCACCACAGCGACTTTTCCCTTGAGTGACATTTCGTGTGGCGTTGAGAGCCGATGGAAAGCGTGACTGTCTCGTCTGCCGTGTGTGCGGTCATgaatgggtgtgtgtgtgggtgggtgcgGAAATATAAACGTTCGTGCAGGAACCACCCACAAGGCGAACATGTTGACCGGAAAGTTCCGTGTCATGTTCCACGGGTGGCCGCAAGAGGGCGCCAGAAAACCGAAACAGTCGTCAGCTGTCAAACTGGAGTAACTCGGCAATGTCATCACCCAACCATGAACGAACGCACATTGGTGAATAATTGAGCGACTCAGACGATGCTAAAACATTACCTTTATTACGGGAAAACCACTAAGGGGCCATTTGGAACAAGGATTC
The sequence above is drawn from the Syngnathus acus chromosome 14, fSynAcu1.2, whole genome shotgun sequence genome and encodes:
- the LOC119134043 gene encoding 15-hydroxyprostaglandin dehydrogenase [NAD(+)]-like; its protein translation is MSLKGKVAVVTGAAAGIGKAFCEILFRNGAKVVLLDVNPEAGKSVMEALNKEDGQDRAVFLSCDVRSEEQLKAAFKMAADTFGGIDIVCNNAGVLDEKEWELTLDINLVGVIKGTYAAMEHMSKLNGGRGGVIVNTASMAGIRPLVCCPVYSASKSAVIHFARAMAGASTLAGYGIRFNAICPALVQTDLLDGLNSKLGQFTVLKQPTQQLIEKHGVLSPSDVAECLLELVTDESKNGEALMVTSQAKTYTPFMSIPIISLDL